The Lutra lutra chromosome 10, mLutLut1.2, whole genome shotgun sequence genome contains a region encoding:
- the FXYD6 gene encoding FXYD domain-containing ion transport regulator 6 isoform X2, producing MEAVLIFLCSLLAPTILASAEQEEEKDPFHYDYQTLRIGGLVFAVVLFSVGILLILSRRCKCSFNQKPRAPGDEEAQVENLITANATEPQKAEN from the exons ATGGAGGCGGTGCTGATCTTTCTCTGCAGCCTGCTGGCTCCCACCATCCTGGCCAGTG ctgagcaggaggaagaaaaggaccCTTTTCATTATG ACTACCAGACGCTGAGGATTGGGGGATTGGTGTTTGCCGTGGTGCTCTTCTCGGTGGGGATTCTCCTTATCCTGA GTCGCAGATGCAAGTGCAGTTTCAATCAGAAGCCCCG GGCTCCGGGGGATGAAGAGGCCCAGGTGGAGAACCTCATCACTGCGAATG caaCGGAGCCCCAGAAAGCAGAGAACTGA
- the FXYD6 gene encoding FXYD domain-containing ion transport regulator 6 isoform X1 — translation MEAVLIFLCSLLAPTILASAAEQEEEKDPFHYDYQTLRIGGLVFAVVLFSVGILLILSRRCKCSFNQKPRAPGDEEAQVENLITANATEPQKAEN, via the exons ATGGAGGCGGTGCTGATCTTTCTCTGCAGCCTGCTGGCTCCCACCATCCTGGCCAGTG CAgctgagcaggaggaagaaaaggaccCTTTTCATTATG ACTACCAGACGCTGAGGATTGGGGGATTGGTGTTTGCCGTGGTGCTCTTCTCGGTGGGGATTCTCCTTATCCTGA GTCGCAGATGCAAGTGCAGTTTCAATCAGAAGCCCCG GGCTCCGGGGGATGAAGAGGCCCAGGTGGAGAACCTCATCACTGCGAATG caaCGGAGCCCCAGAAAGCAGAGAACTGA